The Homo sapiens chromosome 5, GRCh38.p14 Primary Assembly genome includes a window with the following:
- the F2R gene encoding proteinase-activated receptor 1 isoform 1 precursor (isoform 1 precursor is encoded by transcript variant 1), with protein sequence MGPRRLLLVAACFSLCGPLLSARTRARRPESKATNATLDPRSFLLRNPNDKYEPFWEDEEKNESGLTEYRLVSINKSSPLQKQLPAFISEDASGYLTSSWLTLFVPSVYTGVFVVSLPLNIMAIVVFILKMKVKKPAVVYMLHLATADVLFVSVLPFKISYYFSGSDWQFGSELCRFVTAAFYCNMYASILLMTVISIDRFLAVVYPMQSLSWRTLGRASFTCLAIWALAIAGVVPLLLKEQTIQVPGLNITTCHDVLNETLLEGYYAYYFSAFSAVFFFVPLIISTVCYVSIIRCLSSSAVANRSKKSRALFLSAAVFCIFIICFGPTNVLLIAHYSFLSHTSTTEAAYFAYLLCVCVSSISCCIDPLIYYYASSECQRYVYSILCCKESSDPSSYNSSGQLMASKMDTCSSNLNNSIYKKLLT encoded by the exons ATGGGGCCGCGGCGGCTGCTGCTGGTGGCCGCCTGCTTCAGTCTGTGCGGCCCGCTGTTGTCTGCCCGCACCCGGGCCCGCAGGCCAG aatcaaAAGCAACAAATGCCACCTTAGATCCCCGGTCATTTCTTCTCAGGAACCCCAATGATAAATATGAAccattttgggaggatgaggagaaaaatgaaagtggGTTAACTGAATACAGATTAGTCTCCATCAATAAAAGCAGTCCTCTTCAAAAACAACTTCCTGCATTCATCTCAGAAGATGCCTCCGGATATTTGACCAGCTCCTGGCTGACACTCTTTGTCCCATCTGTGTACACCGGAGTGTTTGTAGTCAGCCTCCCACTAAACATCATGGCCATCGTTGTGTTCATCCTGAAAATGAAGGTCAAGAAGCCGGCGGTGGTGTACATGCTGCACCTGGCCACGGCAGATGTGCTGTTTGTGTCTGTGCTCCCCTTTAAGATCAGCTATTACTTTTCCGGCAGTGATTGGCAGTTTGGGTCTGAATTGTGTCGCTTCGTCACTGCAGCATTTTACTGTAACATGTACGCCTCTATCTTGCTCATGACAGTCATAAGCATTGACCGGTTTCTGGCTGTGGTGTATCCCATGCAGTCCCTCTCCTGGCGTACTCTGGGAAGGGCTTCCTTCACTTGTCTGGCCATCTGGGCTTTGGCCATCGCAGGGGTAGTGCCTCTGCTCCTCAAGGAGCAAACCATCCAGGTGCCCGGGCTCAACATCACTACCTGTCATGATGTGCTCAATGAAACCCTGCTCGAAGGCTACTATGCCTACTACTTCTCAGCCTTCTCTGCTGTCTTCTTTTTTGTGCCGCTGATCATTTCCACGGTCTGTTATGTGTCTATCATTCGATGTCTTAGCTCTTCCGCAGTTGCCAACCGCAGCAAGAAGTCCCGGGCTTTGTTCCTGTCAGCTGCTGTTTTCTGCATCTTCATCATTTGCTTCGGACCCACAAACGTCCTCCTGATTGCGCATTACTCATTCCTTTCTCACACTTCCACCACAGAGGCTGCCTACTTTGCCTacctcctctgtgtctgtgtcagCAGCATAAGCTGCTGCATCGACCCCCTAATTTACTATTACGCTTCCTCTGAGTGCCAGAGGTACGTCTACAGTATCTTATGCTGCAAAGAAAGTTCCGATCCCAGCAGTTATAACAGCAGTGGGCAGTTGATGGCAAGTAAAATGGATACCTGCTCTAGTAACCTGAATAACAGCATATACAAAAAGCTGTTAACTTAG
- the F2R gene encoding proteinase-activated receptor 1 isoform 2 (isoform 2 is encoded by transcript variant 2), translating to MAIVVFILKMKVKKPAVVYMLHLATADVLFVSVLPFKISYYFSGSDWQFGSELCRFVTAAFYCNMYASILLMTVISIDRFLAVVYPMQSLSWRTLGRASFTCLAIWALAIAGVVPLLLKEQTIQVPGLNITTCHDVLNETLLEGYYAYYFSAFSAVFFFVPLIISTVCYVSIIRCLSSSAVANRSKKSRALFLSAAVFCIFIICFGPTNVLLIAHYSFLSHTSTTEAAYFAYLLCVCVSSISCCIDPLIYYYASSECQRYVYSILCCKESSDPSSYNSSGQLMASKMDTCSSNLNNSIYKKLLT from the coding sequence ATGGCCATCGTTGTGTTCATCCTGAAAATGAAGGTCAAGAAGCCGGCGGTGGTGTACATGCTGCACCTGGCCACGGCAGATGTGCTGTTTGTGTCTGTGCTCCCCTTTAAGATCAGCTATTACTTTTCCGGCAGTGATTGGCAGTTTGGGTCTGAATTGTGTCGCTTCGTCACTGCAGCATTTTACTGTAACATGTACGCCTCTATCTTGCTCATGACAGTCATAAGCATTGACCGGTTTCTGGCTGTGGTGTATCCCATGCAGTCCCTCTCCTGGCGTACTCTGGGAAGGGCTTCCTTCACTTGTCTGGCCATCTGGGCTTTGGCCATCGCAGGGGTAGTGCCTCTGCTCCTCAAGGAGCAAACCATCCAGGTGCCCGGGCTCAACATCACTACCTGTCATGATGTGCTCAATGAAACCCTGCTCGAAGGCTACTATGCCTACTACTTCTCAGCCTTCTCTGCTGTCTTCTTTTTTGTGCCGCTGATCATTTCCACGGTCTGTTATGTGTCTATCATTCGATGTCTTAGCTCTTCCGCAGTTGCCAACCGCAGCAAGAAGTCCCGGGCTTTGTTCCTGTCAGCTGCTGTTTTCTGCATCTTCATCATTTGCTTCGGACCCACAAACGTCCTCCTGATTGCGCATTACTCATTCCTTTCTCACACTTCCACCACAGAGGCTGCCTACTTTGCCTacctcctctgtgtctgtgtcagCAGCATAAGCTGCTGCATCGACCCCCTAATTTACTATTACGCTTCCTCTGAGTGCCAGAGGTACGTCTACAGTATCTTATGCTGCAAAGAAAGTTCCGATCCCAGCAGTTATAACAGCAGTGGGCAGTTGATGGCAAGTAAAATGGATACCTGCTCTAGTAACCTGAATAACAGCATATACAAAAAGCTGTTAACTTAG